The following nucleotide sequence is from Zingiber officinale cultivar Zhangliang chromosome 10A, Zo_v1.1, whole genome shotgun sequence.
acttctaaatttgcaataaaaaaaaaatgcatgagCCAGGTCTGGCACCGCAGAGGCTTAACAGTAGGCGGATAAGGGCAGTTTGGTAAAACAAAATATTCCCGTCAGCGCGCAAGCCGATCGGCCAAGGTGACCTCTCCTTTCCTGGCCATCCTCCTCGGTCGGAGGATCTCCGCGGCGGCCGTCGCAGCGGAGATGGAGCACTGGTCCCTCCTCACGCTCTCCTCGTCCATAAATATCTGCCGGCGCCGGCACTCCTCGCTGCAGAATGCTCGATCCCCTCTAGAAGCAGCCGAGAGAAATGCTAGGAGAGATCAAAGATGATATTTTGAGGCATCCATCAAAGAAGGGAGGGTTGTTCACTCACTTGTACATGTAGATATCCTTCCCTTGCTGCAGCTTCTCCTGGCACATGTAGCAATTTTCCAGGAAAGGGCTGGCGCATAAGGGAGAAGAAGCGGAGTTCTTCACGAGCGAGGTTTTGCATATGATCTTTGCGTAGTTTGGCAGGCTATTTTTTGTTTCCAAGAGAACGCTTAATCCGGCCATCttattagttaattacttatgcCAATGCCTCTCTCCTTTCCTGAGCGAAGATGAAAGAGTGAGGGTATTACAGAGAGTTGGTAGAGTGTGATGAACTGCAGGAGCAGATTAAGGGATTGAAACATTGATGGGGATTGGGGAACAGTAGGATGAGTGGAGTGGTCGATTTGGGTTCTTGTTGGCCAGTCTTCATTGTGAGAGGAAGTATATCCACTGCCCTGATCAGAcagagagatagagagagagagaggcctTTTCTTTATAGGAATCTTGTTTTCCAAAATGGAAATTGATATCTTGCACCTTGCGACAATGAG
It contains:
- the LOC122027984 gene encoding FCS-Like Zinc finger 15-like, coding for MAGLSVLLETKNSLPNYAKIICKTSLVKNSASSPLCASPFLENCYMCQEKLQQGKDIYMYKGDRAFCSEECRRRQIFMDEESVRRDQCSISAATAAAEILRPRRMARKGEVTLADRLAR